The following proteins are encoded in a genomic region of Nitrospira sp.:
- a CDS encoding AsmA family protein, with translation MKILIGLLVLLVLLVGLVLALPFFVDLNKYQAQYKPLIEDALNRKVQLQDIRLTIWPRIGARVAGFAVLDDPSFGSAPFASLSSLDVGVKLMPLLSGKVEVEEITLHQPVIAVIKNQNGVLNASTIGRKGVAVPEKPSRAPIPSTEGPLKILALLAVDRVSIDGGKLTYRDLSAAKPTEYVVQDMELFLQDVRLGRSPRLHFGSLVQPFNLPVKLDGSFGPLREAMDIDAISFELGVGKTDFTITGNAAGNDANIYITSPVINTANLPVSLPLKKPVEIKNFQIAARVRGQEVMLNTLSFQLLDGQVKGQGKLIAGSDAPPFKGGVTVQGVQLGPALNAVAETPISVSGTASADLSLLGKGFSMPDLTKTLEGTGHMAVKDGKIEGVNLLQEIVSALKISGISLDNAKATAFSTIETDLVIKQGVINVQRLLMDSHDFQATGGGTVGFDQRLNLIVNMNLSQDLSRKIVETSPVVKIAMKDGRVSLPLTITGTAQAPSYDVDLKSIGGKVQEQVKKKLEEAVGGLFKGTTKPEDLKKEGQELLKGLFGR, from the coding sequence ATGAAGATCCTGATAGGCCTGCTCGTCTTACTGGTCCTGCTCGTCGGCCTTGTGCTCGCCCTTCCGTTTTTCGTCGATCTCAATAAATATCAAGCTCAGTACAAACCGCTCATCGAAGATGCTCTCAACCGCAAGGTTCAGCTACAGGATATTCGCTTGACCATCTGGCCGAGGATCGGCGCACGAGTGGCGGGATTCGCGGTGCTGGATGATCCGTCCTTCGGCTCAGCTCCCTTTGCATCGCTCTCCTCGCTGGATGTCGGCGTGAAGCTCATGCCGTTGCTGAGCGGCAAGGTGGAGGTGGAGGAAATCACGCTTCACCAACCGGTCATTGCGGTTATTAAGAACCAAAACGGAGTTCTGAACGCCTCCACTATCGGTCGTAAAGGCGTGGCGGTGCCGGAAAAGCCGTCGCGCGCTCCGATTCCCTCGACGGAGGGTCCGCTCAAAATTCTCGCGCTGTTGGCCGTGGATCGGGTCTCCATCGACGGCGGGAAATTGACCTATCGCGATCTGTCGGCAGCCAAGCCGACGGAGTATGTGGTGCAAGATATGGAGTTGTTCCTTCAGGACGTTCGGCTCGGCCGAAGTCCACGTCTACATTTCGGTTCGCTGGTGCAGCCGTTCAATCTGCCGGTGAAGCTCGACGGGTCGTTCGGTCCGCTGAGAGAAGCAATGGACATCGACGCGATCAGTTTCGAGCTTGGTGTCGGGAAGACGGACTTTACGATTACAGGCAACGCCGCCGGAAACGACGCCAACATCTACATCACTTCGCCGGTGATCAATACTGCAAACCTTCCGGTCTCGCTTCCCCTAAAAAAGCCGGTCGAGATTAAGAATTTTCAGATCGCGGCGAGAGTGAGGGGACAAGAGGTTATGCTGAACACCCTGTCGTTCCAACTGTTGGACGGCCAGGTGAAGGGGCAGGGCAAACTGATCGCTGGGTCCGATGCGCCGCCGTTCAAGGGGGGCGTCACGGTTCAAGGAGTGCAGCTCGGTCCGGCGCTCAATGCGGTCGCCGAGACACCGATTTCCGTCAGCGGCACAGCCAGTGCCGATCTTTCGCTGCTAGGCAAGGGATTCTCCATGCCGGACCTGACAAAAACCTTGGAAGGAACCGGGCATATGGCGGTCAAGGATGGGAAGATCGAAGGGGTGAATCTTCTCCAGGAGATAGTCTCGGCACTCAAAATTTCCGGTATTTCGCTCGACAATGCCAAAGCGACGGCGTTTTCGACGATCGAAACGGATCTCGTCATCAAGCAAGGGGTGATCAATGTGCAGCGGCTGTTGATGGACAGCCATGACTTTCAGGCCACCGGCGGCGGTACCGTCGGATTCGATCAGAGGTTGAACCTGATCGTGAACATGAATCTCTCACAAGATCTGAGCCGGAAGATCGTCGAGACGTCACCAGTCGTCAAAATCGCGATGAAAGATGGCCGAGTGAGTCTCCCGCTCACGATCACCGGGACCGCTCAAGCGCCATCATATGACGTTGATCTGAAGAGCATAGGCGGGAAAGTTCAGGAG
- a CDS encoding type II toxin-antitoxin system death-on-curing family toxin — MAEPRFLSVEDVIDIHADQIERYGGGLGVRDVELLRSAIGMPEAGFGDQYLHADLFEMAAAYLYHIVQNHPFIDGNKRTGTMAAFVFLKLNGLTLDADESAFESLVLRAAQEQIDKSAIAEFFRKHSHQ, encoded by the coding sequence ATGGCTGAGCCACGATTTCTCTCAGTGGAGGATGTCATCGATATCCATGCCGACCAGATTGAACGGTATGGAGGAGGTCTAGGCGTTCGTGATGTTGAGTTGCTACGGTCTGCGATCGGAATGCCTGAAGCGGGTTTCGGGGATCAATATCTCCATGCCGACCTCTTTGAAATGGCCGCAGCCTATCTGTACCACATTGTTCAGAACCATCCGTTCATCGACGGGAACAAGCGAACGGGAACGATGGCCGCATTCGTGTTTTTGAAACTCAATGGACTCACGTTAGACGCAGATGAATCCGCCTTCGAATCGCTCGTCTTGCGGGCGGCTCAGGAACAGATCGACAAATCAGCCATCGCGGAATTCTTCCGAAAACATTCCCATCAGTAA
- a CDS encoding agmatinase family protein → MTKKGKYQGKVPLHDKYGPEAKYAVEAEALLPTTKYEEEIAHGLEVGLPGADSIKDRRIPTFSRGELPHFAGINTFIKAPYVEDVRKCGQYDVAILGAPFDGGTTYRAGTRFGPQGIRKISALYGTYSFELGVDLRESVSICDVGDVFTIPGNIEKTFDQVSKGVGHVYASGAFPVVLGGDHSLGFATVRGVAQNMNGKKLGILHFDRHVDTQETDLDERMHTTPWFHATNIPNVPAKNLVQIGIGGWQAPRPGVKVGRERQTTIMTVTDCVEMGIENAAKQALEVAFDGVDAVWLSFDVDCLDAAFVPGTGWPEPGGFLPREVLKFLQIIADTKPLAGMEIVECSPPYDAAEITSLMATRVICDVLACQVRSGNLINRKKR, encoded by the coding sequence GTGACGAAAAAGGGAAAATACCAAGGCAAGGTTCCACTGCATGACAAATACGGGCCAGAGGCGAAGTACGCGGTCGAAGCGGAAGCGCTGCTGCCGACTACGAAATATGAAGAGGAAATCGCCCACGGCCTTGAAGTGGGCCTGCCAGGCGCCGATTCCATCAAGGATCGCCGGATTCCCACGTTCAGCCGTGGGGAACTGCCGCACTTCGCCGGCATCAACACCTTCATCAAGGCTCCATATGTCGAAGATGTCCGCAAGTGCGGTCAATACGATGTAGCCATTCTTGGTGCGCCGTTCGATGGCGGGACGACGTATAGGGCCGGCACCAGGTTCGGACCTCAGGGAATTCGCAAGATTTCGGCGTTATACGGAACGTACAGCTTCGAACTCGGCGTGGATCTGCGGGAATCCGTGTCCATCTGCGATGTCGGCGACGTGTTTACGATTCCCGGTAACATCGAGAAGACCTTCGATCAAGTCAGTAAAGGCGTGGGCCATGTCTATGCCAGCGGTGCGTTTCCCGTGGTACTCGGCGGAGACCATTCCCTGGGCTTTGCCACCGTGCGGGGAGTGGCTCAGAATATGAACGGCAAGAAGCTCGGCATCCTCCACTTCGACCGGCATGTGGACACGCAGGAGACCGATCTCGATGAACGCATGCATACTACGCCTTGGTTTCACGCGACGAATATCCCTAATGTGCCGGCTAAGAATCTTGTTCAAATCGGCATCGGCGGCTGGCAAGCACCCAGACCCGGCGTGAAGGTCGGCCGTGAACGCCAAACCACGATCATGACTGTGACCGACTGCGTGGAAATGGGCATCGAGAATGCTGCGAAACAGGCACTCGAAGTGGCATTTGATGGCGTGGATGCCGTGTGGCTGAGCTTCGACGTCGATTGCTTGGACGCCGCCTTCGTGCCGGGCACCGGTTGGCCGGAGCCGGGCGGGTTTCTGCCGCGTGAAGTGCTGAAGTTTCTCCAGATCATCGCGGACACGAAGCCGCTGGCGGGGATGGAAATCGTCGAATGTTCACCACCCTACGACGCAGCGGAGATTACCAGCCTCATGGCCACGCGCGTCATCTGCGACGTCTTGGCCTGTCAGGTGCGATCCGGCAACCTGATCAACCGAAAGAAACGTTGA
- a CDS encoding APC family permease, producing MVTNERPAMTFPAPATTIPQTLNRSLSLWNSLTIGFATVSPVAGLYAIIGVQTVVAGGGWFPALALCLVMQLLVATVYAELSSQIPIAGGAYKWARQLGGVATGTYAGAIYVSSTIAMLTTTAYTGGIWLAIFFGSGSGTGVTLVIWGAVFMLICTVLNLVHVGVFKFLISLGVYAEIVGSFGVALLLFLFFRQHEFSELFARLGTGTAPSQTAAFLAALAISGWAFIGFDACSTIAEETHEPKRMVPRAIFLSLCMVGSVVLFNSAALTLSFNRDTLLHTSAASDPVTPVIVANFGVWAETPFLMIVMIAFLACGSSMVQYTSRIVFSMAREGSMPAILCRVTAAGAPHHAVLFTVLLATLGLLFGLNDEAVATVLAFGTGGLYAMFAMTTGVGLYTRLTGRWDPSLGQLKLGAWGLLINTAAFLWSVFEFVNIAWPRPYATSPDAPWWQLWAVPLVLGSILGVTTLYLVSVKFTRIYSWMRPRESAPTQE from the coding sequence ATGGTAACGAACGAACGTCCGGCTATGACTTTTCCTGCTCCCGCTACCACTATTCCTCAGACTCTCAACCGCAGCCTCAGTCTCTGGAACAGCCTCACCATCGGATTCGCGACCGTCTCACCGGTTGCAGGCTTGTACGCCATTATCGGTGTCCAGACAGTGGTCGCAGGCGGTGGTTGGTTCCCAGCTCTGGCGCTCTGTCTGGTGATGCAGTTGCTGGTGGCGACCGTGTACGCGGAGCTCTCCTCGCAGATTCCGATCGCGGGCGGCGCGTACAAATGGGCGAGACAGCTTGGAGGCGTCGCTACCGGGACGTATGCCGGGGCCATCTACGTCAGCTCCACGATCGCGATGCTCACCACGACCGCTTACACCGGCGGGATCTGGTTGGCGATTTTTTTCGGATCAGGAAGCGGAACAGGAGTCACACTCGTGATCTGGGGCGCGGTGTTCATGCTGATCTGCACCGTCCTCAATCTGGTCCACGTCGGAGTCTTTAAGTTCCTTATTTCCCTGGGGGTCTATGCGGAAATCGTCGGCTCGTTCGGGGTCGCGCTATTGCTGTTCCTTTTCTTTCGACAGCATGAATTCTCCGAACTGTTCGCACGTCTGGGGACAGGAACCGCTCCTAGCCAGACCGCTGCATTTTTGGCGGCGCTCGCCATTTCCGGTTGGGCGTTCATCGGCTTCGATGCCTGCTCAACCATCGCCGAAGAAACTCACGAGCCCAAACGGATGGTTCCTCGCGCGATCTTCCTCTCTCTCTGCATGGTGGGAAGCGTGGTGCTCTTCAACTCCGCCGCCCTCACCCTCAGCTTCAATCGCGACACCTTGCTCCATACGAGCGCCGCGTCCGATCCTGTCACACCCGTGATTGTCGCCAACTTTGGAGTTTGGGCGGAAACTCCTTTTCTGATGATCGTCATGATCGCGTTCCTGGCCTGTGGGTCGTCCATGGTTCAGTACACCTCCCGTATCGTGTTTTCCATGGCTCGCGAAGGAAGTATGCCTGCCATCCTCTGTCGAGTCACTGCTGCTGGCGCTCCTCATCATGCCGTGCTGTTCACGGTGCTGCTGGCCACGCTCGGATTGCTCTTCGGACTCAACGATGAGGCGGTCGCCACGGTGCTCGCATTCGGCACGGGCGGGTTGTACGCCATGTTCGCAATGACCACGGGCGTCGGACTTTACACCCGTCTCACTGGGCGTTGGGACCCCTCGTTAGGTCAACTGAAGCTGGGCGCGTGGGGCTTGCTGATCAATACAGCGGCGTTTCTGTGGTCGGTGTTTGAATTCGTCAATATCGCGTGGCCGCGCCCCTACGCTACCTCGCCTGACGCCCCCTGGTGGCAACTCTGGGCCGTTCCGCTGGTCCTGGGAAGCATCTTGGGGGTGACCACCCTCTACCTTGTCAGCGTTAAATTCACAAGGATCTACTCATGGATGCGTCCGCGAGAGTCTGCACCAACTCAGGAGTGA